The proteins below are encoded in one region of Streptomyces roseirectus:
- a CDS encoding alpha/beta fold hydrolase has protein sequence MKLHTHTWGTGPRTAALIHGIMSDHRTWHRVGPALAAQGYQVTAVDLRGHGASPRGDYSAEAWADDLVDTLPPTLDLAIGHSLGGMALALAAARLTPAKAVYADPAWPLHQAKNVDAAVFTSLKQATRDDIATLNPRWSEDDIRTELATLAAWDPASAHAVFGTHAIDHTPTHPTVPSLVLTADPSPLIPPALATRLKEQGFDVRPVPGAGHTLHRDDFDAFMDALHGWI, from the coding sequence ATGAAACTCCACACCCACACCTGGGGAACCGGCCCCCGAACCGCCGCCCTCATCCACGGCATCATGTCCGACCACCGCACCTGGCACCGAGTGGGCCCCGCCCTCGCCGCCCAGGGCTACCAGGTCACCGCCGTCGACCTCCGAGGCCACGGCGCAAGCCCCCGAGGCGACTACAGCGCCGAAGCCTGGGCCGACGACCTCGTCGACACCCTCCCACCCACCCTCGACCTGGCCATAGGCCACTCCCTCGGCGGCATGGCCCTCGCCCTCGCCGCAGCCCGCCTCACCCCCGCGAAAGCCGTCTACGCGGACCCCGCCTGGCCCCTCCACCAGGCGAAGAACGTGGACGCCGCCGTCTTCACCAGCCTCAAACAGGCGACCCGGGACGACATCGCCACCCTCAACCCCCGCTGGTCCGAGGACGACATACGCACCGAACTCGCCACCCTCGCCGCCTGGGACCCCGCATCCGCCCACGCCGTCTTCGGCACCCACGCCATCGACCACACCCCCACCCACCCCACGGTCCCCTCCCTGGTCCTCACCGCCGACCCGAGCCCCCTCATCCCACCCGCACTCGCCACCCGCCTCAAAGAACAGGGCTTCGACGTCAGACCCGTCCCCGGCGCCGGCCACACCCTCCACCGCGACGACTTCGACGCCTTCATGGACGCCCTCCACGGCTGGATCTGA
- the scpA gene encoding methylmalonyl-CoA mutase, with translation MGIPDFSGIGLGVPEPDAALADWEAAVKNAADGAGRLWETPEGIPVKPLYTGRDLEGLDFLATYPGAAPFLRGPYPTMYVNQPWTIRQYAGFSTAEESNAFYRRNLAAGQKGLSVAFDLPTHRGYDSDHPRVTGDVGMAGVAIDSIEDMRRLFEGIPLDRMTVSMTMNGAVLPVLALYIVAAEEQGVPAEKLAGTIQNDILKEFMVRNTYIYPPGPSMRIISDIFAFTSQRMPRYNSISISGYHIQEAGATADLELAYTLADGVEYIRAGRAAGLDVDAFAPRLSFFWAIGMNYFMEIAKLRAARLLWAKLVREFGPNNPKSLSLRTHSQTSGWSLTAQDVFNNVTRTCVEAMAATQGHTQSLHTNALDEALALPTDFSARIARNTQLLIQQESGTTRVIDPWGGSAYVERLTHDLARRAWQHIQEVERAGGMARAIDAGIPKLRVEEAAARVQARIDSGRQPVIGVNKYRVGSDEDIEVLRVDNSSVRTRQIDGLRRLRAGRDQQACQDALDALTRGASDGGNLLELAVRAARARATVGEISDALEKVFGRYAGQVRTISGVYRNEAGESVNVERTRALVEAFAQAEGRRPRILVAKMGQDGHDRGQKVIATAFADLGFDVDVGPLFQTPAEVARQAVEADVHIVGVSSLAAGHLTLVPALREELAAEDRGDIMVVVGGVIPPQDVPVLREMGAAAVFPPGTVIPDAARDLVERLAAGLGHEL, from the coding sequence ATGGGGATCCCCGACTTCTCGGGCATCGGGCTGGGCGTGCCGGAGCCCGACGCGGCCCTGGCGGACTGGGAAGCGGCCGTGAAGAACGCCGCAGACGGCGCGGGCCGGCTGTGGGAGACCCCGGAGGGCATCCCGGTCAAACCGCTGTATACGGGCCGTGACCTGGAGGGCCTGGACTTCCTGGCGACATATCCGGGTGCGGCGCCGTTCCTGCGAGGCCCGTACCCGACGATGTACGTCAACCAGCCCTGGACGATCCGCCAGTACGCGGGTTTCTCGACGGCGGAGGAATCGAACGCGTTCTACCGCCGCAATCTCGCGGCGGGCCAGAAGGGCCTGTCGGTCGCGTTCGACCTGCCGACGCACCGGGGGTACGACAGCGACCACCCGCGCGTCACAGGCGACGTCGGCATGGCGGGCGTGGCGATCGACTCGATCGAGGACATGCGCCGGCTGTTCGAGGGCATTCCGCTGGACCGCATGACGGTGTCGATGACGATGAACGGTGCCGTGCTGCCGGTGCTGGCCCTCTACATCGTCGCGGCGGAGGAACAGGGCGTGCCGGCGGAGAAGCTGGCGGGGACCATCCAGAACGACATCCTCAAGGAGTTCATGGTCCGCAACACCTACATCTATCCGCCGGGCCCGTCGATGCGGATCATCTCCGACATCTTCGCGTTCACCTCGCAGCGGATGCCGCGCTACAACTCGATCTCGATCTCCGGCTACCACATCCAGGAGGCCGGTGCGACGGCCGATCTGGAGCTGGCCTACACCCTCGCGGACGGTGTCGAGTACATCCGCGCGGGCCGTGCGGCGGGCCTGGACGTGGACGCGTTCGCACCGCGCCTGTCGTTCTTCTGGGCGATCGGCATGAACTACTTCATGGAGATCGCGAAGCTGCGCGCGGCCCGCCTGCTGTGGGCGAAACTGGTGCGCGAGTTCGGTCCGAACAACCCCAAGTCGCTGTCCCTGCGGACCCATTCGCAGACGTCGGGCTGGTCACTGACCGCGCAGGACGTGTTCAACAACGTCACCCGTACCTGTGTGGAGGCGATGGCGGCGACACAGGGCCACACCCAGTCGCTGCACACCAACGCCCTGGACGAGGCGCTGGCACTGCCGACGGATTTCTCGGCCCGCATCGCGCGAAACACGCAGTTGCTGATCCAGCAGGAATCAGGCACGACCCGTGTCATCGATCCCTGGGGCGGCAGCGCCTACGTGGAACGCCTCACCCACGACCTGGCCCGGCGTGCCTGGCAGCACATCCAGGAGGTCGAGCGGGCGGGAGGCATGGCACGGGCCATCGACGCGGGCATCCCGAAACTCCGCGTGGAGGAGGCCGCCGCGCGCGTCCAGGCGCGGATCGACTCGGGCCGCCAGCCGGTGATCGGGGTGAACAAGTACCGGGTGGGGTCGGACGAGGACATCGAGGTCCTGCGCGTGGACAACTCGTCCGTGCGCACCCGGCAGATCGACGGGCTGCGCCGCCTGCGCGCCGGACGCGACCAGCAGGCGTGCCAGGACGCGCTGGACGCGCTGACCCGCGGCGCGTCGGACGGGGGGAATCTCCTGGAACTGGCGGTCCGCGCGGCGCGTGCGCGGGCGACGGTGGGGGAGATCTCGGACGCTCTGGAGAAGGTGTTCGGGCGGTACGCGGGCCAGGTCCGTACGATCTCCGGTGTGTATCGCAACGAGGCGGGGGAGTCCGTGAACGTGGAGCGCACCCGCGCCCTGGTGGAGGCATTCGCGCAGGCCGAGGGCCGCCGTCCGCGGATCCTGGTGGCGAAGATGGGCCAGGACGGCCACGACCGGGGCCAGAAGGTCATCGCGACCGCGTTCGCCGACCTCGGTTTCGACGTCGACGTCGGCCCCCTGTTCCAGACCCCGGCCGAGGTCGCCCGCCAGGCCGTCGAGGCGGACGTCCACATCGTCGGCGTGTCCTCCCTCGCCGCCGGCCACCTCACCCTGGTGCCGGCGCTGCGGGAGGAACTGGCGGCGGAGGACCGCGGGGACATCATGGTCGTCGTCGGCGGAGTGATCCCCCCGCAGGACGTCCCCGTCCTGCGGGAGATGGGCGCGGCGGCGGTGTTCCCGCCGGGCACGGTGATCCCCGATGCGGCGCGCGATCTGGTGGAGCGTCTGGCGGCGGGCCTGGGGCACGAGCTGTGA
- the meaB gene encoding methylmalonyl Co-A mutase-associated GTPase MeaB translates to MTDVGAYVEGVLAGKRGVIARAVTLVESASARDREAARELVSALLPHSGRARRIGVSGVPGVGKSTFIDAFGTMLTGLGHRVAVLAVDPSSARTGGSVLGDKTRMGRLAVDPAAFVRPSPSSGLLGGVARATRESVVVMEAAGYDVVLVETVGVGQSETVVAEMTDSFLLLSLARTGDQLQGIKKGVLELADVVAVNKADGPHEREARAAARELAGALRLMHGRDAAWTPPVLSCSALESRGLGEVWESLERHRGLLASTGRLAARREEQQVAWMWSAVRDTLLSRLRTDPAVRALAPALEEQVRAGVLPAGAAADRIAEAFGNPPPT, encoded by the coding sequence GTGACGGACGTCGGCGCCTACGTCGAGGGCGTGCTGGCCGGGAAGCGGGGGGTGATCGCGCGTGCGGTGACGCTGGTGGAGTCGGCGAGTGCGCGTGATCGCGAGGCGGCACGGGAACTGGTGTCGGCGCTTCTTCCCCACAGTGGCCGCGCGCGCCGCATCGGCGTGAGCGGGGTCCCCGGTGTCGGGAAGTCGACGTTCATCGACGCGTTCGGCACGATGCTGACGGGTCTCGGCCACCGCGTCGCGGTCCTGGCGGTGGACCCCTCCTCCGCCCGCACCGGCGGGTCGGTCCTGGGCGACAAGACGCGCATGGGGCGGCTGGCGGTGGACCCGGCGGCGTTCGTGCGTCCGTCTCCGTCGTCGGGCCTGCTGGGCGGGGTGGCGCGGGCGACGCGCGAGTCGGTGGTGGTGATGGAGGCGGCCGGCTATGACGTGGTGCTGGTGGAGACGGTGGGGGTGGGTCAGTCGGAGACGGTGGTCGCGGAGATGACGGACTCGTTCCTGCTGCTGTCCCTGGCCCGTACGGGTGATCAGCTACAGGGCATCAAGAAGGGGGTCCTGGAGCTGGCCGACGTGGTCGCGGTGAACAAGGCGGACGGCCCGCACGAGAGAGAGGCCCGCGCGGCGGCCCGCGAGCTGGCGGGGGCGCTGCGTCTGATGCACGGCCGCGACGCGGCCTGGACGCCACCGGTGCTGAGCTGCAGTGCCCTTGAGTCGCGGGGACTCGGCGAGGTGTGGGAGTCTCTGGAACGCCATCGCGGCCTGCTGGCCTCCACGGGCCGCCTGGCCGCTCGCCGCGAGGAGCAGCAGGTGGCGTGGATGTGGTCGGCGGTCCGTGACACCCTCCTGTCCCGGCTGCGGACCGATCCCGCGGTCCGTGCGCTGGCCCCGGCTCTGGAGGAGCAGGTCCGTGCGGGCGTCCTGCCCGCGGGCGCGGCGGCGGACCGCATCGCGGAGGCTTTCGGCAACCCACCGCCGACGTGA
- a CDS encoding SsgA family sporulation/cell division regulator: MSGNRPGVPARRAVPYGQLQLVLDIERVLDVSARQAIRAEFRFDPRSPLIVCVELRAEGGPCVQWRIGRDLLHQGLYSMSGLGDVQLWPSPFHDRSTARLQLASGDMAALFEVPIPPLAEWLERTCQLVPSGAELADVDWEVTTAGLLGDPTAP, translated from the coding sequence ATGAGCGGCAACCGACCAGGTGTGCCCGCGCGTCGAGCCGTGCCGTACGGTCAGCTCCAGCTGGTCCTGGACATCGAGCGGGTACTGGATGTCTCCGCCCGGCAGGCCATCAGGGCAGAGTTCCGGTTCGACCCGCGCAGTCCCTTGATCGTGTGCGTGGAGCTCCGTGCCGAAGGCGGGCCCTGTGTCCAGTGGCGCATCGGCCGGGACCTTCTGCACCAGGGGCTGTACTCGATGAGCGGTCTCGGCGACGTCCAGCTGTGGCCGTCCCCCTTCCACGACCGCTCCACCGCCCGGCTCCAGCTGGCTTCCGGCGACATGGCGGCTCTGTTCGAGGTGCCCATCCCCCCGCTGGCGGAATGGCTGGAGCGCACCTGTCAGCTCGTTCCCTCCGGTGCGGAACTCGCCGATGTCGACTGGGAGGTCACCACGGCGGGCCTGCTCGGGGACCCCACGGCTCCTTGA
- a CDS encoding TioE family transcriptional regulator, with translation MGRDLQSGVRLRPVDLARAHGLSAQAVRNYERDGILPVAERTASGYRVYTPVHARALGAFLALVPGHGHATAAAIMRAVNSGDVEGALRLVDGSHAQLLEDRRTLEAVEGAVRDLTPVPLSEPGGVFVGVLAARLGVRAATLRKWERAGLVRPERDPVTGYRVYGEVAVRDALLVRQLRRGGYLLERIAPVVSRVREAGGVEPLQAVLGEWRARLTVRGRALLGGAAELEGYVRVREGGS, from the coding sequence ATGGGGCGTGACCTTCAAAGCGGTGTGCGGCTTCGGCCTGTCGATCTGGCGCGGGCGCACGGGTTGTCGGCTCAGGCGGTGCGCAATTACGAGCGGGACGGGATCCTGCCGGTCGCCGAGCGGACGGCGAGTGGGTACCGCGTCTACACGCCGGTGCACGCGCGGGCGCTCGGGGCGTTTCTCGCGCTGGTGCCGGGGCACGGTCACGCCACGGCGGCGGCGATCATGCGGGCGGTGAACTCGGGGGACGTCGAGGGGGCGTTGCGGCTCGTCGACGGGAGTCATGCGCAGTTGCTGGAGGACCGGCGGACGCTGGAGGCGGTGGAGGGCGCGGTGCGTGATCTCACGCCGGTGCCGTTGTCCGAGCCGGGCGGGGTGTTCGTCGGGGTGCTGGCGGCGCGGCTCGGGGTGCGGGCGGCGACGTTGCGGAAGTGGGAGCGGGCCGGGCTGGTGCGGCCGGAGCGGGATCCGGTGACGGGGTATCGCGTGTACGGCGAGGTGGCGGTGCGCGATGCGCTGCTGGTGCGTCAGCTCCGGCGCGGGGGTTATCTGCTGGAGCGGATCGCACCGGTGGTGTCGCGGGTGCGGGAGGCGGGCGGGGTGGAGCCGTTGCAGGCCGTGCTGGGTGAGTGGCGGGCAAGGCTCACGGTGCGGGGGCGGGCGTTGCTGGGTGGGGCGGCGGAGTTGGAGGGGTATGTGCGGGTGCGGGAAGGGGGTTCCTGA
- a CDS encoding methylmalonyl-CoA mutase family protein, whose translation MTVLPDDGLELAGEFPDVPHEQWQRLVADVLRKTGKDVEGDAAEDALSTALEDGLRTRPLYTARDTAPAPGLPGFAPYTRGSRAEGNTNGGWDVRQCHTVPDKDAVLTDLENGVTSLWLSGIPVADLAATLDGVYLDLAPVILDAGAETAPAARELLHLYDARGVAKNAVRGNLGADPLAHEARTGASADIPAASLARLCAEEYPGLRALTVDALPYHEAGGSAAQELGTSLATAVAYLRDLTEAGLSAEQAAAQLEFRYAATADQFLTMAKLRAARRLWSRVTEVCGASGAGGQVQHAVTSSVMMTRRDPWVNMLRTTVAALAAGTAGADAVTVLPFDHALGLPDAFSRRIARNTSTVLIEESYLARVVDPAGGSWYVERLTDELAHAAWEFFQGIERDGGMATALRSGRLADDLAATWEARSKRLAHRREPVTGVSEFPHLTEKPVTRTPAPAPLSGGLPRVRRDEAFEALRARSDAHLAETGSRPRVYLAALGPASAHSARLVFAAGLFEAGGIEVVSEGSFQESGTTEACLCSSDAVYGEKAASTAEALRSEGAAHVSLAGRGEYPGIDSYVFAGCDAVGVLSAALDRLGVS comes from the coding sequence ATGACGGTCCTGCCTGACGACGGGCTAGAACTTGCCGGCGAATTCCCCGACGTGCCCCATGAGCAGTGGCAGCGCCTGGTGGCGGATGTCCTGCGCAAGACGGGCAAGGACGTCGAGGGAGACGCCGCCGAGGACGCCCTGTCCACCGCGCTGGAGGACGGGTTGCGCACCCGCCCCCTCTACACCGCGCGCGACACAGCCCCCGCGCCCGGCCTGCCCGGCTTCGCCCCCTACACCAGAGGCTCCCGCGCCGAGGGCAACACCAACGGCGGCTGGGACGTACGGCAGTGCCACACCGTCCCCGACAAGGACGCGGTCCTCACCGACCTGGAGAACGGCGTCACGTCCCTGTGGCTGTCGGGCATCCCGGTGGCGGACCTCGCCGCGACCCTGGACGGCGTGTACCTGGACCTGGCCCCGGTCATCCTGGACGCGGGCGCGGAAACAGCCCCCGCCGCCCGGGAGTTGCTGCACCTGTACGACGCCCGGGGCGTGGCGAAGAACGCCGTCCGCGGCAACCTGGGCGCCGACCCCCTGGCCCACGAGGCCCGCACCGGCGCGAGCGCCGACATCCCGGCAGCGTCCCTGGCCCGCCTGTGCGCCGAGGAGTACCCGGGCCTGCGCGCGCTGACGGTGGACGCCCTTCCCTACCACGAGGCGGGCGGCTCGGCGGCACAAGAACTCGGCACCTCCCTCGCCACAGCCGTCGCCTACCTGCGCGACCTCACCGAAGCGGGCCTCAGCGCCGAACAGGCCGCCGCCCAACTGGAGTTCCGCTACGCCGCCACCGCCGACCAGTTCCTGACGATGGCGAAACTGCGCGCGGCACGGCGCCTGTGGTCGCGAGTCACGGAAGTGTGCGGCGCATCCGGCGCGGGCGGCCAGGTCCAGCACGCGGTGACGTCATCGGTGATGATGACCCGCCGTGACCCATGGGTGAACATGCTGCGGACGACAGTAGCAGCACTGGCCGCCGGCACAGCCGGCGCCGACGCCGTGACGGTCCTCCCCTTCGACCACGCCCTGGGCCTGCCGGACGCCTTCTCACGCCGCATCGCCCGCAACACCTCCACGGTATTGATCGAGGAGTCGTACCTGGCCCGTGTGGTCGACCCTGCGGGCGGCTCCTGGTACGTGGAGCGCCTGACGGACGAACTCGCCCACGCCGCCTGGGAGTTCTTCCAGGGAATCGAGCGGGACGGCGGCATGGCGACGGCGCTGCGCTCGGGCCGCCTCGCCGACGACCTGGCCGCGACGTGGGAGGCCCGTTCGAAGAGACTCGCGCACCGCCGCGAACCGGTCACCGGCGTGAGCGAGTTCCCCCACCTCACGGAGAAGCCCGTCACCCGCACCCCGGCCCCCGCACCCCTGTCGGGCGGCCTGCCGCGCGTACGGCGGGACGAAGCGTTCGAGGCACTGCGGGCCCGTTCGGATGCCCACCTCGCGGAGACGGGTTCCCGCCCCCGGGTGTACCTCGCGGCGCTGGGCCCGGCGTCCGCGCACTCCGCGCGCCTCGTCTTCGCCGCGGGCCTGTTCGAGGCGGGCGGCATCGAGGTGGTGTCGGAGGGGTCGTTCCAGGAGAGCGGCACCACCGAGGCATGTCTGTGCTCCAGCGACGCCGTCTACGGGGAAAAGGCCGCGAGCACGGCGGAAGCCCTCAGGTCCGAGGGCGCCGCACATGTGTCCCTGGCCGGCCGGGGCGAGTACCCCGGCATCGATTCGTATGTCTTCGCGGGCTGTGACGCCGTGGGCGTGCTGTCCGCGGCCCTCGACCGTTTGGGAGTGTCGTGA
- a CDS encoding erythromycin esterase family protein, which yields MPTQPEHTLDAAALLALLPTRPRILALGEPVHGEETLLELRNDVFRQLVEDHGYRTIALESDCLRALLVDDHITTGTGTLDDVMTHGFSHDHGTSPANRALVRWMRAHNETRPATDHVHFAGLDAPWEITHAESPRAPLTALHTHLAGLTDLPCTAETLDDLLGPDDEWTDPAAMTDPTRSKGRSPEARHLRLLTDDLTTLLAQHPHSARPHLHARTATALLRYHHWMADPTPARMTRLCALRDATMADNLHTLATQAPVLVHAHNSHLQRDKSTMRMWQGPVEWWSAGALTTTSYAFIATAIGTLPHRGITTPPPDTLEGTLYTTPHPHHFLTPAHLPTTLTPRTSPWFGYAPLAPSHLPGIDALLYVKDVHQKQHPTPLGHNLT from the coding sequence ATGCCCACCCAGCCCGAGCACACCCTCGACGCCGCAGCCCTCCTCGCCCTCCTCCCCACCCGCCCGAGAATCCTCGCCCTCGGCGAACCCGTCCACGGCGAGGAAACCCTCCTCGAACTCCGCAACGACGTCTTCCGCCAGCTCGTGGAAGACCACGGCTACCGCACCATCGCCCTGGAGAGCGACTGCCTGCGCGCCCTCCTCGTCGACGACCACATCACCACCGGCACCGGCACCCTCGACGACGTCATGACCCACGGCTTCAGCCACGACCACGGCACCTCCCCGGCCAACCGCGCCCTCGTCCGCTGGATGCGCGCCCACAACGAGACCCGCCCCGCCACCGACCACGTCCACTTCGCCGGCCTGGACGCCCCCTGGGAGATCACCCACGCCGAAAGCCCCCGCGCCCCCCTCACCGCACTCCACACCCACCTCGCCGGCCTGACCGACCTCCCCTGCACCGCCGAAACCCTCGACGACCTCCTGGGCCCCGACGACGAGTGGACCGACCCGGCGGCGATGACCGACCCCACCCGCTCCAAAGGCCGCTCACCCGAAGCCCGGCACCTACGCCTCCTCACCGACGACCTGACCACCCTCCTCGCCCAACACCCCCACTCCGCCCGCCCCCACCTCCACGCCCGCACCGCCACCGCCCTCCTGCGCTACCACCACTGGATGGCCGACCCCACCCCCGCCCGCATGACCCGCCTCTGCGCCCTGCGCGACGCCACCATGGCCGACAACCTCCACACCCTCGCCACCCAGGCCCCCGTCCTCGTCCACGCCCACAACTCCCACCTCCAACGCGACAAAAGCACCATGCGGATGTGGCAGGGCCCCGTCGAATGGTGGAGCGCCGGCGCCCTCACCACCACCTCCTACGCCTTCATCGCCACAGCCATCGGCACCCTCCCCCACCGAGGCATCACCACCCCACCCCCGGACACCCTGGAAGGCACCCTCTACACCACCCCCCACCCCCACCACTTCCTCACCCCCGCCCACCTCCCCACCACCCTCACCCCCCGAACCTCCCCCTGGTTCGGCTACGCCCCCCTCGCCCCGTCCCACCTCCCCGGCATCGACGCCCTCCTGTACGTGAAAGACGTCCACCAGAAACAGCACCCCACCCCTCTAGGACACAACCTGACCTAG
- a CDS encoding VOC family protein, translating into MLRGVTTVRFHTPDLEAAKHWYTELLGTPPYFDRPGYAEFRIGDYEHELGLLDTAFTATLGAHTHTPASGTVTYWHVDDVTSALDRLLALGATLHEPLREFGEGFTGAAVVDPFGNLLGIMNNRHYTDILTSRRQP; encoded by the coding sequence ATGCTGCGCGGCGTCACCACAGTCCGCTTCCACACCCCCGACCTCGAAGCCGCCAAGCACTGGTACACCGAACTCCTCGGCACACCCCCCTACTTCGACCGCCCCGGCTACGCCGAGTTCCGCATCGGCGACTACGAACACGAACTCGGCCTCCTGGACACCGCGTTCACCGCGACCCTCGGCGCCCACACCCACACCCCCGCCTCCGGCACGGTCACCTACTGGCACGTCGACGACGTCACCTCCGCCCTCGACCGCCTCCTGGCCCTCGGCGCCACCCTCCACGAACCCCTCCGCGAGTTCGGCGAAGGCTTCACCGGCGCCGCCGTCGTCGACCCCTTCGGCAACCTCCTCGGCATCATGAACAACCGCCACTACACGGACATCCTCACCTCACGCCGGCAGCCGTGA